A window of Halobacillus naozhouensis genomic DNA:
CATAAGAGAAACAGGACAGTTTGTGGTTAATATCGTATCTGAATCTCTCGCTAATCAGATGCATGAAAGCAGTAAAGCCCATGAGTCCGAGGTAGATGAATTCAAAAAAGCAGACCTGAAAGCAGCAGAAAGCAAAACGATCCAACCACCTCGGGTGATGGAAGCGCCAGTTAATATGGAATGTGAGCTTGACCAAGTCATCGAAATTGGAACGAACCATCTCATTCTCGGGAAAGTGGTATGCTATCATATTCAGGAAGATGTCTATATGGAAACAGATAAAGTGGATCCATATAAACTTGCGCCGGTTGGGAGAATGGCTGGTGATTACACATATGTTAAAGAGTTCTATAAATTGCCAACATCAGAATAAATCATAAGCACTTGACCTCTTCTAAAGGACAGGTGCTTTTTTAATGGCATAGGAAATTATAAAAATATTTGGCTGTGGAAGTGGAGGCATCTGAATGATTTCCATAAGTTTAATAAAAAATGACTTCTCAAATTTAATTCCATTATATATACTGTTACTGTACTACGATTAATAATACAGTTGGTACAGTAATGGATTTTGGAGGTGTATTTATGTTCGAGCTGGATATGAGGAGCCGTAAGCCTATTTATGAACAGCTTGTTGAAAAACTAAAACATCTCATTATCAGTGATGTTTTACAGGAAGATGAGAAGCTCCCATCTGTCCGCGAGCTGGCTCAGGAACTGACGATTAATCCTAATACGATCCAAAAAGCCTATCGTGAACTCGAAATACAAGGATACACTTATTCCGTTAAAGGGAAGGGGAGTTTTGTTAATCCAGCTTCTCCATTTAAGGATAAACACAAATTAGAAGAAGTACGCTTAGAACTAAGGAAATTGTTTGCCGAAGCGATATACCTTGGTATGACGGTACAAGAAATTAAGGCATTGGTTGAGGAAGTAAAGGGAGGACCTGATCATGATTGAAGTGAAGAATATTACTAAATCATTTGCAAAAGAGATGGTTGTGAACAATGTGAGCTTTGGTGTGAAACAAGGGTCGATTTACGGGCTTCTTGGTTCAAATGGTGCTGGAAAAACAACTCTTATGCGTTTAATAAGTGGAATTCTTAAGCAGAACTCAGGTACAATCCGCATGTTTGACGAAGACGTATTTGAGAATTTACATGTAAAAAATAGACTTGTCTTTATTCCGGATTCTCTTTATTTTTTTCCACAATACAATGTGAAACAACTTGCTAAATATTATAAGGAAATGTATCCAGATTGGAGCGAGGAACGTTACGAACAGCTCAAAAAGATGTTTAATTTGGATGAAAATAAGAAAGTACACCAGTTTTCTAAGGGGATGCAGAGACAGGTCGTGTTTTGGTTGTCGATGTCAGCTATGCCTGACATTCTAATCCTGGATGAACCGTTTGATGGCCTTGATGCCGTAATGAGAAAGAAAATAAAGAATCTAATTATTCAAGATGTAGCAGAGCGTGCAATGACGGTCCTTATTTCTTCTCATAACCTGCGGGAAGTAGAAGACATCTGTGACTACATAGGTATTTTGCACAAAGGTGAAGTGTTACTTCAGAGGGATTTAGACGATTTAAAAACGGACATCCATAAAATTCAGGTTTCCTTTAAAGACTTCGATATGGCCCCACTTAAGCGCAGGTTGAATATTTTATATCACGAGAAGCGAGGAAGTGTCCATCTCCTAATTGTCAAAGGGAAAGAGGAGGAGGTAAGTCATACGGTGGAAAAATATTCGCCTGTCCTGTATGACCGTTTGCCCCTAACCCTCGAGGAGATTTTCATCTATGAATTGGGAGGTGCAGGGTATGCCATCGAAACCATCACTGTTTAAGAAAGAGGTTATCAAACAGGATTTTAGAAACATCGGCTGGATCGGAATCGTTTATTTACTAGGGTTGCTGTTCACATTGCCGCTTCAACTGATGATGGACATGAACAGTGAATTCAGCAGAGAAATGTATTATGATAATGGGCTGTTTGACCCGTTATTTTTGTACGGAATTCAAATAATTTTTTTATTTGTTATGCCCGTACTTATGGCTATTTTCCTCTTTCGCTATGTGCATGTCAGGGAAGCGGCTGACTTCATTCACAGCCTGCCAATTAAGAGAGGCTCTTTATTTAACTACCATATAATCTCGGGAACAATTCTTTTGATTGCTCCGATTTTAATTACAGGTTCAATTCTCATTATTTCTCATTGGATATGGGATGTAGGAGACTATTATACTCTTAGTGATTTAGGCTATTGGGTGTCTGTTTTTGTGATATTCTCACTTTTTCTATTTATAACTAGTGTTTTTGTGGGATCACTGACTGGATTATCTGCCGTACAGGGTGTATTAACGTACGTTTTATTAGTGTTACCCGCTGGGGGGTATGGATTAATTTCCTATAATCTGAAATTTTTCGTACAAGGTTTTTCCATTGATAAAGCAATGACCCAGGCTATTGAAAACTATTCACCTCTCCTTGAATTTGCAATGTATCAACCTAGGGGACCTATTGGTACAGAGGTGAGTCCGCCTATCGGTTTTGTAGGGTTAGTCATTTATTTTGGATTAGCTCTCCTGTTATACGCAGCCGCCTTATTGATCTATAGAAAACGAAATATCGAAAATGGCAGTCAGGCTTTCGCAGTTCTCACTCTTCGGCCCGTGTTTAAATATGGGACCACCTTTTCCGTCATGTTGCTTGGAGGTTTATATTTTAGTAGCTCGCAATTGAGCTACTCCTGGTTATTTATCGGCTATGCCATAGGGGCGTTCTTTGGCTTTGTCATTTCTGATATGCTTCTACAAAAAACATGGCGTGTCTTCCATATCCATAAGTTAAAAGGGATAGTCAGTTATACAGCAGTAGTAGTTATTCTTATTTTAGCAGTGCCTATTATTGCAAGAGGGTATGAATCTGCCGTGCCTCCAAAAGATGACATTAAAAATGTGTACATGGGCACCAGCTATTCTGAATATCAAGGGAAACTCGAATTAGGTGCCCCTTTTATTCATAAACCAGACAACGTTGAGGCTGTACGAAAAGTACATCAGGAGTTAATCGATGTAGCTGAACCGATGGAAGGCGGGAGGCGTACTATCTTCCTGGCCTATGAGTTAAATAATGGGGAAAAAGTTTTTCGTGAATACCATGTGAAAGAACAGCGTAGGCTTCCCTATATAGAAAAAGTTTATAACAGTAAGGAATATAAATGGATGACTTACGATGCATTTCATGTAGACCCCTCTAAGATAGATCGGTTGACCCTTCATTCCCCTATCTCTCAAGGGGGCCCCGTAAATATTGTAGATCCTGAAGAAATAACCCAGGCACTACAGCTTATTAAGAAGGATATTCTGAACCAATCTTATAGAAATATGAGAGGGCCTAATGGGTTATCTATTAGTTTAAACATTGAGGAAGGATATAAACATCATAATGTCCAAATCCCTATAAGTTTTACGAACTTCAAGGATTGGCTAAAGGATAAAAATTTGTATGCCAAAATGTTTCTACAAGCAGATCAGGTTCATAAAGTAGAAATAATCAAGATGAAATCACCAATGAGAAGAGGAGAGAGCCCTTATGATCTCTTGCTAGGGGAAAGTGGACTAGAAACATCAGATAATGAAAAAATTGCTGAGGTGATTTCTGCTGCTAGTGAATCCGCAGGGGGCGATTATCTAGTAGGTTTCTATATAAGTGAGGATGAACTTTTTACGGTTGCCACCTTAGAAGCAAGTGAAGCACCCGATTGGATTATGGACCAATTTAAATAATGGTTAAGAGAGGAAATATAATGATGGATGAAGATTTTGATGAGCTCTATCTAACCTATTATAATAGAGTCTATTATTCAGCCTATCGAGTTACTAAGGATCAATGCTCTGCAGAGGACGTCCTTCAGGAAACGTTTATAAAAGCCTACCGAAATTCCGACCAACTCAAAGACGTTGAGAAAATCGGGGCGTGGTTGTCTACTGCAGCTACCAGAACAGCTATCGATCTTTTGCGAAAAGAAAGAAAGTATGTGGTAACGGAGATCGAAGAGGTTCCACTGAGAGTAGGTGAAGTTGCTTCGTTTCGTTCAACCGTAGAAGAGTCTTGTGAGCAGCGGGAACTGGAAGAAGAAGTATGGAAAAGTACAAGTTCTTTGTCCCCGAAATTGAAGGAGATCTTTAAGATGAAATATTACTTTTATTTTAAGGAGGCTGAAATTGCCAAGCATCTACAGTTATCGCCGTCTGCAGTGAAGTCAAGGCTTTACCGAGCAAGGAATTACATGAAAAAACAGGTGGAAGGCTTGACCGAACACGATCAAACCGCATGAAAAAACCCGCTTCTGGCGGGTTTTTATATTTCTGGAGTTGGAGTTGGCTCGGCATAACCTTGTTTGTACTGTGCATCGATGTTCTCTCGAATTTCCTGCACCGATTTGCCATTTTGGTAGTCAATCATAGCCTGAGCGGCAATTTCTAAACAGACTCCACATTTTGTTCCATGATCGTCCCAAACAATAGCTCCGTTTTCTTTGTTGTCATGTATGAAACAGTCGTAATTATTCTTATGGCCGACAGATTCACCACAGCCGCAGTAGCATGGTATTTGCTCTAACAGTTCTTTATGCTGAGAAGCTGATGTATAGATAAGCTGCATATTTTCAGGCTTATTTTTTAAAAACTTTGGCATTACCTCATAACTTGGTGTTTTAACTCGTTTATCCCCCATAACTATTTCACTTGAATGTTGGTGTTGTGAGTGAGTTTCAGGTTGTGATGGGGTGGAGGATTGCTGAGTTTCTTCTGTATGATTGCTTGAACAACCTGCCATCAAGCTGCCTACTAAAAAACCGATGACGATCAAAAGCTTTACTCTCATTCGTTACTCTCCTTTCAGGTAACACTTGCTTCTATCTTAGACGCTACTGAGGCGGAGGGCAAGCAGGTAATCAAAAATTCGAAAATAGACCTAAAGAAACCAGCAGAGAACTGTGGGTGACAGCAGGATGTTCAATCATGCAAAATTAAGGGTATAACAACTAAGTAAATCGTAAGGAAGGGTGATTGTATGCGAAACATCGCTAAAGAAGGAGATCAATTTGTGATGAAGGAAGATGGCAATCGTATTGCAGAAATTTCTGTTGTACCTTCCGGGAGTGACCGGCTTATTGTGGACCATACCTTTGTTTCGGAAGCGCATCGTGAGGAAGGGAATGGCGAAAAGCTTGTGGAAAAGGTTGTTCAATTTGCACGTGAGGAGAATAAAAAGATCATTCCCCTATGTTCTTTTACTAAGAATGTGATGGAGCAGAATGAAGCTTATCATGATGTCCTAATTTAACCCTCCTAAATGAAAGGATCCTCCTGAAATTCATTTGAATGAAGTTCAGGAGGATCCTTTTAGGACAGCAGGAAGCGGATCAGTTCGACGTTGACACAGGAAGTGCGTTCTTAACCCAACTTCCTTTGAATACAAACTTAGTAGAACGTCCTCTCATGCTTATCGGGAGTGTTTACTCGTTCATTCGGCTAATGTTTCAACGATTTTATCAATAGACATACTATGAGCAATTACACCATCAATCGTCCAGTGACTTGGCTTGTTCATAACATAAATTTGATCTTTTTCAGCAGCAGGGATACTCTGCCAGACAGAGCTGTTCTTGAGAGTTTCAAACCCTCCTTCCCCTTCAGATCCAATCAAAAATACATGATCTGCCTTGAGCTGTCCCAATTTTTCTATCGACATTGGCTTCCATTGGGCGCCCGCTTCAGGAAGGTTTTTAATGAATTCCGGCTGTGTAACACCCATTTCGCTGTAAACTACTTCGGCAATATATCGGTTGTTTTCAAAAACAAAAAACTGGTCGCCTTTGGTCCATATAAAAGCAACTGATTCATCTCCAATTGCTTCTTGCAGGCTTGTTTTAGCCTCTTTTACTTTCTTGTCAAAATCAGCGAGTATTTGTTCAGCTTTGTCTTGTTTCCCTAGGATTCTACCCATTCGTTTCAGCTGATCTCTCCAGTTCGAACTTACTTCTTCTTTATATACATAAGTTGGAGCAATCTTGCTGTAATCTTCGTAACTGCCATTTTGTAAGGAAGAAGGGGAACTGAAAATCAGCAGATCCGGTTTATGTTTAAGTACTTGTTCGAGCGGCATATCCCAGGCAATCTTAGGAACTCCTTCAAGCTGTGGCTGCAAGTAGTCAAGAACATCGCTGCCTATTGACCATTGAGCAGCAGGGGTTACTCCAAGAGCTACTAAAGAATCTTCTAAGTAGGGAGCAATAATTCTTTCCGGATTGGCCGGTATGGTTACTTCACCGGAAGCATGCTCAAGGGTACGTTCTTTGTTAGCACCTTCCTCTTTATTAGTTGAATCAGATGTACCTTCCTCATTGCCGTTCCCGCAGGCTGTGATGAAAGTCAAAACGAATAACAGGCTAAACATTATACATATTTTTTTGTTAAACATGAGGCTCCTCCTAATAATGATGATTATATACGATAATGATAATCATTTTCATTTGATCAGTCAAATCTTATTTTAGTATGGCGATAAGACCTTGAATTATGAGAAGGAGAATTATATACTAGTTTAAGTGATAATGATTCTCATTTCAGATGATATAAACGATTTACAGCTTGTGGGGAACTAGAGAGGGTTGAATGACGTGGGAGAATTGGACAAGGGTCGCATAGAAGGATTAACAAGCCGTTTTTTTCGAGCGGTTATGATTTTCGTGGGTGGTTTTATTGCTCTAATTGTATCATTGGGGTTTTCAGTGGCCCTGGGTGTAACCGATATCAAGCTTGCTACAGTTTGGCAAGCTGTCGTTGCCTTTGATCCAGATCTGACTAACCATCAAGTGATTAGAGAGTTGAGGCTGCCCAGGGCAATTGCTGCTGCTCTTATCGGGGGATTCCTGGCTGTTTCAGGGGCTGTGATGCAAGGTCTCACTAGAAACCCGCTTGCCTCTCCATCAATCATGGGAGTTACTCACGGGGCTGCTTTTGCTTTAATCATTGCGCTTGTCTTTTTTCCAACTGTCAGTAATCTTGGCATGACCTTAGCCTCTTTTGTTGGAGCTGGAGTAGGGGTTGTTCTCGTGTTTGCCGTGGGGTCCTTTTCGAAGGGTGGACTTACTCCGGTTAAGCTGGCGCTTGCTGGTGTAGCGGTAGGCGGTATGCTTAGTTCACTTTCCACAGCTATTTCTCTGCATTTCCAAGTGGCAAAGCAAATGAGCTTCTGGTATGCAGGAGATCTATCCAGTACGAGTTGGACATCTGTGCAGTTATTATTAGCAGCTGGGGCTGTTGGGCTACTATTGGCTGTAATCATATCCCGAGCAGTGACAATTCTGAGTTTAGGGGAAGAGGTCTCAAAAGGGCTGGGGCAAAACACGCTCGTAGTTAAGACACTTGGTGTTATCGTCGTGCTGGTCTTGACGGGGGCGGCTGTTTCAGTAGCAGGAACTGTTGGATTTCTTGGACTGGTTATTCCTCATATTACTCGATTTCTCGTCGGAACAGATTATCGTTTAATTATTCCGGTATCAGCTGTGCTTGGAGGCTTGCTGCTCGTACTAGCTGATATCGGTGCTCGACTGGTTAATGCTCCGTATGAAACACCGGTTGGGGCCATTACGGCTTGTATTGGTGTGCCGTTCTTTCTATATCTGGCCCGCGGGGAAAGGAGCGGGTTATGATGAAACAACTTTCATTACAAAACAGGAGCCGGTTTTGGTGGACGGTGGGCAGCTTGCTCGTACTCATTGCGGTTATGCTGCTAGTCAGTTTAAATACTGGTGTTGTCCAAATTGCCCCGGTGGATGTTATGCGGACATTGTTTGGTTTCGGGAATGAAAGACAGGAACTGGTGTTATTTGACTTCAGGCTGCCAACAATAGTTCTGGCATTATTGGTTGGTGCCGGGTTTGCCATCTCCGGTGCAATTTTACAGGGAGTCACTCAAAACGAATTGGCAGACCCCGGGATATTAGGAATTAACACGGGAGCGGGATTAGCTGTTGTCGTGTACATATTCTTTTTTCAAAGTTCAATGGCCGGTATTAGTGGATTTGGTGTTTATATTCTTCCGATATTTGCCTTGATTGGCGCGTTTGCAGCAGCCGTGCTTGTGTATCTTTTAGCATGGAAAAAAGGAGTTAACCCTGTTAGGTTGATTCTCGTTGGAATCGGAGTCAACGCAGGATTTAGTGCAGCTTTAATTATTTTTCAAATAAAAATGAACCCGCAAGATTTTACGCAGGCTTTAGTCTGGCTGTCGGGAGACATTTGGGGCTCTAGCTGGAGTTTCGTAATCGCTCTCTTTCCATGGATTATAGGATTGATCGTTTACAGCATGTATAAATCGCCTGTCATTAATATATTAAATTTGGGGGATCAGATGGCGGTAGGACTGGGAGCGAGAGTTGAACGGGAACGCCGGCTGCTTCTTTTGCTGGCTGTAGCCATTGCAGGTTTATGTGTAGCGGCAGCCGGAGGGATTGCGTTTCTCGGTCTTATTGCACCACATATTGCCCGAAGGATAGTTGGCCCCAAGCATCAGCAGCTGCTCCCGGTCACTGCTCTGCTGGGCGCACTCATATTACTTGTGGCTGACACGATCGGAAAAAATATTATTGCCCCTGCTGAAATTCCGGTTGGTATTGTAGTCACCATTGTTAGCACACCTTATTTTCTTTATTTGCTCATGAAAACGAAATAAAAGGAGACTGAACGAATGAGTGAACTTTATGATGTAACGATAATTGGCGGAGGAACGACAGGGCTCTATACAGCATTCTATAGTGGCATGCGTGATTTGAAAACGAAGGTCATTGAATATCAGCCGGATCTTGGCGGCAAGGTTTCCTTTTTTTACCCCGAGAAAAAGATCTATGATGTCGGGGGATTCCCTGGAGTACTTGGAGATGATCTGGTAGCAGATGTAAAAGAACAAGCCCTAAGTGTTCAACCGACCATTGTAATGGGGGAAAAGATCAAAGCCCTCGAAAAGCAGGAAGATGGAACATTTGTGTTGACCTCCCATTCCGGTGAAAAGCATTTTTCTAAAACGGTGATCGTGGCATCAGGGTTAGGAACTTACGATCTGCGTCCTCTAGATGTGGAAGGAAGTCATTATTATGGAGGTCAGCATATTCATTATACGATTCAGAACCTTATGCAGTACACAGGTCAAAAAGCTGTCGTGATTTCAGAGAATCGGGTGGGGCTAGATTGGGCTCTGGCCCTGGAAAACGTGGCCTCGGAAGTTCATCTCATTAATCGGGGGGCGGAATTTAAAGCTGTCTATGGAAATGATTTAGAAAAGCTAGAGCATTCTAATGTCCATGTTCATATGGAAGCGAGAGTGGAAAAGCTGGAAGGTACAGAAACTGCACTGGAAAGAATCATCCTCGACAATGGGGAACAAATTCAGACGGATCACCTGCTCGTATACGAAGGACTACAAATTGATAAGAGTTTGTATGACCAGTGGGGATTAGTGACAGAAAAGGGACGAATTCCTGTAGGTACCGATATGGCTACATCACTTGAAGGGGTGTTTGTGGCAGGGGATGCAGCTGTTTATCCGAGTAAAACAATGTTGATTGCTTCAGGTTTTAATGAGGCCATGGCAGCTGTGAATAGTGCCAAATCATTTATTGATCCAAAGGCGAAATCGCAGGTATATAGTACGGTTATTTATAAACACGTGGAATAGCGGGGTCTCTCTCAATTCCCTTCTATAAAATTAAGGCTAAGTTAGGTAATGTTAATCTATATCTATTTAGCTAGAGAGGGGAATGAGGCAATGAATCATGTATTAATGAAGCAGTTTGAGTTTCATGTTTGGGCTTATGAAAAAACATTCAGGCATTTAGAGAGTCTGCCTGATCACGTTTTCGAAAAGAAAATGCAAAATGTCTTTCCTTCCTTAGCGAAAGTGTTTGGACATGTATATGTCGTGGATAATCTTTGGCTGGGGGCCATTGCAGGGAAAAGTTTCCATGAAGTTCGCCGCTCTATAGGGCAATGGACAGAGGAAACTGAGGGAAGAAGTATCGTTGGTATGGAGGAGTTGTTTGGCCATCTTGCCCACCAGTACAGAAACTTTCTCCATGACAAACACGAAGGTGAGGTAATAAAGGTTGTTCACCCTGAATTTGGAAATTTGACCGCTTCTTATTTTGATCTTATTCAACATGTCGTAAAATCATGGTACATATCATCGGGGAAATATTACGTCCATGTTGCGCCAGTTAGGTTATGAAGGTGTGTCGACAGATTATATATTTTATTTGTATGCCTCAGCAGAAGCATAACCTTTATAGGAAGATGGTATGGTAAAATACACATAAAAAGGGGGATTCCGGGTGGATCGGTGCCCTTTTTTTATGTGTATAATTACCAGTAAGATCACAATTAGTGTGCGAAATGTGGTCATGACTAATATATAATCGTGTACAACGTCCTTGTACAGGATTAAGTTGGTCTGACTACACCAGTTTCGATATAAGAGCGGACGAGCTGCCATTCATTATCTATCAACTTAAATGTATTGAAGTATAGATGAGGGGCTGCCTCTTCTCCTTTAATAATCGGAGAAAGATAGAAGCTGGCCAGCCATTCGTCTTCCTTTAATTTTGTTAAGAATGGTCCGTATATTTCCACTCCATATCCATAGATGCAAAATGATCGAACGCTTGCTCCCAACCCATAATTGACTCTTTATAGGAGTAATCCATAACTTCGCCTTCCCTCACCTCTCTTACTATGAGGTTTTTAGAAGTTACCTTTTTTAAGTATGAAAGATCGTGTTGACTTATCCTGGTTTTAAACTGTTCATAGAATTCTTTGAAAGTTAACTGTTCCACGTATAGTCACCCCTGATTTTCAGTAAGTTATTCTATACTTTACCATATAGTAAGAAACAGTTTGGTTGTTTTGAGCAAGATAAATTAATACTTTATTTCAGTTCGGAACATATTTAATTTCAAATCCTTAGATAACTTCTTAATAAGAGCTCCTCCAGCTGTGCTGTTTCCCTTTTTGTCAATTGCCGGACCAACAACACCGATTCCCATCCGGCCCGGCACAGCTCCAATAATACTTCCAGAGACGCCGCTCTTACACGGGAAACCGGCCTCAACGGCGTATTGGCCGGAAGAATTATACATTCCTGAGGTCATCATGATGGCTTTCACGGTTCGCAAGTGATGGGGAGGAATCAGCTTCTCATCTCCTCCAGGAGCTATTCCGCCCCGGGCCAGAAAAAGGCCTGCTCTTGCGAAATCATCGCAACACATCATGACAGCGTTTATCCGAAAGTAAAGATCAAGAGCTTCCTCTACATCTGTAATGAGGGCTCCAGTACTTTGCATGAAATAGGCTAAGGAACGATTACGCGCTCCATTAGCGATCTCAGCCTGATACACCTTCTCATCCATTTCCAGGGTTGGATTATTGGTCAGGTCTCTCAAAAAGTGCAAATAGCGTTCAAAGCGGTTATCGTTATTGCCGCCTTTTATCAATGAACAAACAGCAATCGCTCCAGCATTCACCATAGGATTAAAAGGTTTAATGTCATCATGAGACTCAAGGGCGCTAATGGAATTAAACATCTCTCCAGTTGGTTCCATACCTACCGCTTGAAAGACTCGTTCCTTGCCGAAATCCTGCAGGGCAAGCATCAGAGCAATGATTTTGGATGTGCTTTGCATAGGAACTTTATGGGAAGAGTCACCGGCTGTATAATGATTCTGTTCACTCGTAATGATAGATACCCCTAATTTATCTCTTAACGTCTCGTCAAAGTTAGGAAGCTCCGTATTCACGCGTCCATTTACGGCATAAGGTTTGCTGTCTTCGATTACTTTATTCAAATATTCGTTTGATAGTTGGTTCATATGAAAACTCCTTAGTTGGATGGATGGTAGTAATATATACCCAATATTGGCAGAGCTAATTCTTTTTAAGTTCTCCTGATTTGGTTTGACAATTCATAGATTTGGTATATGATTTAGTTAAATAATTTTTACTGTATAAAAGGAGTTAACCGATGAAGGATATACAATTGCTCACCACCCATGAACAGCTCAAAACATTAAGTGATCCTTTTCGTTCTCAATTACTGCTTCGCCTCATGGAGAAGCCAATGACAGGACAACA
This region includes:
- a CDS encoding FecCD family ABC transporter permease; this encodes MKQLSLQNRSRFWWTVGSLLVLIAVMLLVSLNTGVVQIAPVDVMRTLFGFGNERQELVLFDFRLPTIVLALLVGAGFAISGAILQGVTQNELADPGILGINTGAGLAVVVYIFFFQSSMAGISGFGVYILPIFALIGAFAAAVLVYLLAWKKGVNPVRLILVGIGVNAGFSAALIIFQIKMNPQDFTQALVWLSGDIWGSSWSFVIALFPWIIGLIVYSMYKSPVINILNLGDQMAVGLGARVERERRLLLLLAVAIAGLCVAAAGGIAFLGLIAPHIARRIVGPKHQQLLPVTALLGALILLVADTIGKNIIAPAEIPVGIVVTIVSTPYFLYLLMKTK
- a CDS encoding GntR family transcriptional regulator, whose translation is MFELDMRSRKPIYEQLVEKLKHLIISDVLQEDEKLPSVRELAQELTINPNTIQKAYRELEIQGYTYSVKGKGSFVNPASPFKDKHKLEEVRLELRKLFAEAIYLGMTVQEIKALVEEVKGGPDHD
- a CDS encoding ABC transporter ATP-binding protein, which translates into the protein MIEVKNITKSFAKEMVVNNVSFGVKQGSIYGLLGSNGAGKTTLMRLISGILKQNSGTIRMFDEDVFENLHVKNRLVFIPDSLYFFPQYNVKQLAKYYKEMYPDWSEERYEQLKKMFNLDENKKVHQFSKGMQRQVVFWLSMSAMPDILILDEPFDGLDAVMRKKIKNLIIQDVAERAMTVLISSHNLREVEDICDYIGILHKGEVLLQRDLDDLKTDIHKIQVSFKDFDMAPLKRRLNILYHEKRGSVHLLIVKGKEEEVSHTVEKYSPVLYDRLPLTLEEIFIYELGGAGYAIETITV
- a CDS encoding GNAT family N-acetyltransferase produces the protein MRNIAKEGDQFVMKEDGNRIAEISVVPSGSDRLIVDHTFVSEAHREEGNGEKLVEKVVQFAREENKKIIPLCSFTKNVMEQNEAYHDVLI
- a CDS encoding FecCD family ABC transporter permease, which gives rise to MIFVGGFIALIVSLGFSVALGVTDIKLATVWQAVVAFDPDLTNHQVIRELRLPRAIAAALIGGFLAVSGAVMQGLTRNPLASPSIMGVTHGAAFALIIALVFFPTVSNLGMTLASFVGAGVGVVLVFAVGSFSKGGLTPVKLALAGVAVGGMLSSLSTAISLHFQVAKQMSFWYAGDLSSTSWTSVQLLLAAGAVGLLLAVIISRAVTILSLGEEVSKGLGQNTLVVKTLGVIVVLVLTGAAVSVAGTVGFLGLVIPHITRFLVGTDYRLIIPVSAVLGGLLLVLADIGARLVNAPYETPVGAITACIGVPFFLYLARGERSGL
- a CDS encoding DUF6449 domain-containing protein; the encoded protein is MPSKPSLFKKEVIKQDFRNIGWIGIVYLLGLLFTLPLQLMMDMNSEFSREMYYDNGLFDPLFLYGIQIIFLFVMPVLMAIFLFRYVHVREAADFIHSLPIKRGSLFNYHIISGTILLIAPILITGSILIISHWIWDVGDYYTLSDLGYWVSVFVIFSLFLFITSVFVGSLTGLSAVQGVLTYVLLVLPAGGYGLISYNLKFFVQGFSIDKAMTQAIENYSPLLEFAMYQPRGPIGTEVSPPIGFVGLVIYFGLALLLYAAALLIYRKRNIENGSQAFAVLTLRPVFKYGTTFSVMLLGGLYFSSSQLSYSWLFIGYAIGAFFGFVISDMLLQKTWRVFHIHKLKGIVSYTAVVVILILAVPIIARGYESAVPPKDDIKNVYMGTSYSEYQGKLELGAPFIHKPDNVEAVRKVHQELIDVAEPMEGGRRTIFLAYELNNGEKVFREYHVKEQRRLPYIEKVYNSKEYKWMTYDAFHVDPSKIDRLTLHSPISQGGPVNIVDPEEITQALQLIKKDILNQSYRNMRGPNGLSISLNIEEGYKHHNVQIPISFTNFKDWLKDKNLYAKMFLQADQVHKVEIIKMKSPMRRGESPYDLLLGESGLETSDNEKIAEVISAASESAGGDYLVGFYISEDELFTVATLEASEAPDWIMDQFK
- a CDS encoding RNA polymerase sigma factor, with amino-acid sequence MMDEDFDELYLTYYNRVYYSAYRVTKDQCSAEDVLQETFIKAYRNSDQLKDVEKIGAWLSTAATRTAIDLLRKERKYVVTEIEEVPLRVGEVASFRSTVEESCEQRELEEEVWKSTSSLSPKLKEIFKMKYYFYFKEAEIAKHLQLSPSAVKSRLYRARNYMKKQVEGLTEHDQTA
- a CDS encoding NAD(P)/FAD-dependent oxidoreductase translates to MSELYDVTIIGGGTTGLYTAFYSGMRDLKTKVIEYQPDLGGKVSFFYPEKKIYDVGGFPGVLGDDLVADVKEQALSVQPTIVMGEKIKALEKQEDGTFVLTSHSGEKHFSKTVIVASGLGTYDLRPLDVEGSHYYGGQHIHYTIQNLMQYTGQKAVVISENRVGLDWALALENVASEVHLINRGAEFKAVYGNDLEKLEHSNVHVHMEARVEKLEGTETALERIILDNGEQIQTDHLLVYEGLQIDKSLYDQWGLVTEKGRIPVGTDMATSLEGVFVAGDAAVYPSKTMLIASGFNEAMAAVNSAKSFIDPKAKSQVYSTVIYKHVE
- a CDS encoding iron-hydroxamate ABC transporter substrate-binding protein, with the protein product MFNKKICIMFSLLFVLTFITACGNGNEEGTSDSTNKEEGANKERTLEHASGEVTIPANPERIIAPYLEDSLVALGVTPAAQWSIGSDVLDYLQPQLEGVPKIAWDMPLEQVLKHKPDLLIFSSPSSLQNGSYEDYSKIAPTYVYKEEVSSNWRDQLKRMGRILGKQDKAEQILADFDKKVKEAKTSLQEAIGDESVAFIWTKGDQFFVFENNRYIAEVVYSEMGVTQPEFIKNLPEAGAQWKPMSIEKLGQLKADHVFLIGSEGEGGFETLKNSSVWQSIPAAEKDQIYVMNKPSHWTIDGVIAHSMSIDKIVETLAE
- a CDS encoding PCYCGC motif-containing (lipo)protein codes for the protein MRVKLLIVIGFLVGSLMAGCSSNHTEETQQSSTPSQPETHSQHQHSSEIVMGDKRVKTPSYEVMPKFLKNKPENMQLIYTSASQHKELLEQIPCYCGCGESVGHKNNYDCFIHDNKENGAIVWDDHGTKCGVCLEIAAQAMIDYQNGKSVQEIRENIDAQYKQGYAEPTPTPEI
- a CDS encoding flavin reductase family protein, with the translated sequence MIIQQNQFHDHNMSKLIKGAVVPRPIAWVSSLSSQGVRNLAPFSFFTVASMNPITLCFSVGAEGRAKDTLVNIRETGQFVVNIVSESLANQMHESSKAHESEVDEFKKADLKAAESKTIQPPRVMEAPVNMECELDQVIEIGTNHLILGKVVCYHIQEDVYMETDKVDPYKLAPVGRMAGDYTYVKEFYKLPTSE